The Sardina pilchardus chromosome 19, fSarPil1.1, whole genome shotgun sequence genome window below encodes:
- the ankk1 gene encoding ankyrin repeat and protein kinase domain-containing protein 1, whose protein sequence is MASVGAEVLENFRQFCRDDFEGDWAKVAERSFGRVYRVKLKLWRENCAVKCFSNTSHYRDLMEEVTKLGKVKFKYITSIYGMCNDPPGVVMEYMNKGSLDGLLSSHTLMWPKKFQMIHEIVMGMNFLHSMDPPLLHLNLKPANILLDDHLHVKISDFGVIKWEECSGMAVMEHLTARGNISYVPPEAFCQSPDPPTNKYDVYSVAVVMWEILTQKKPYAGANMTEVIIRVSSGKRPSMARIPDDKPRECQDMIAIMQECWQQHPRQRKAFSDIIEQTEVLSEVLKIPDVGGGRKDTPIVYSTMPSPKTKAVPAVPESPGTEDDTNDDALESLTKKHFEKFHRSLRQEHVGMRFKENNSLLHYTVASGDVESVRRVLDLGAQVNAQSQRGYTPLIVAVLCKLHDISALLVKRGADVALGDEDGWAPLHFAAQNGDERSARFLLEHGAPPDAAEKERWTPLHLAAQNGNEGVARVLVARLAGIDVREGHHGRTPLHLASTYGHLGIAKLLLGKGADPSLPDDAGDCPLHLAVEEGRVRMVRLLVERKADVTSADARGHTPLHLAALRGHTLICRYLLGHGEGTNARNAQGWTPLHLAALRGHGETVLALEAQGGEVDARGSQGWSALHLACHHAQDQVVTQLLAAGARPDLADDAGWTPLHLAARSGCFPSVLQLLSRQADVDARNHAQATPLHVAAQSGSAGIVRALLLNHASCSARDARGHTPLDIARSNGHQEAVKLLERDEER, encoded by the exons ATGGCGTCTGTCGGTGCTGAGGTTTTGGAGAATTTCCGGCAGTTCTGCCGCGACGACTTTGAGGGCGACTGGGCGAAGGTGGCAGAGCGCAGCTTTGGACGGGTCTACCGCGTCAAGCTCAAGCTCTGGAGGGAGAACTGCGCCGTCAAATGCTTCTCCAACACCAGCCACTACAG GGATCTGATGGAGGAAGTGACCAAGCTGGGGAAGGTGAAATTTAAGTATATCACCTCCATCTACGGCATGTGTAACGACCCGCCAGGCGTCGTTATGGAGTACATGAACAAAGGCTCCCTGGACGGCCTTCTGTCCAGCCACACACTCATGTGGCCCAAGAAATTTCAGATGATCCACGAGATCGTCATGGGAATGAACTTCCTGCACAGCATGGACCcgcccctcctccatctcaacCTCAAGCCGGCCAACATCCTGCTGGACGACCACCTCCACGTCAAG ATTTCAGATTTCGGCGTGATCAAGTGGGAGGAGTGCTCAGGCATGGCGGTGATGGAGCATCTCACGGCCAGAGGCAACATCAGCTACGTTCCCCCCGAGGCCTTCTGCCAGAGCCCGGACCCGCCCACAAACAAATACGATGTTTACAG CGTGGCTGTGGTGATGTGGGAGATTCTCACCCAGAAGAAGCCCTACGCTG GGGCCAACATGACAGAAGTAATCATCCGTGTGTCGTCGGGGAAACGGCCGAGCATGGCGAGAATTCCAGACGACAAGCCTCGTGAGTGCCAGGACATGATCGCCATCATGCAGGAGTGCTGGCAGCAGCACCCACGGCAGAGGAAAGCCTTCTCAG ACATTATTGAGCAGACCGAGGTCTTGAGTGAGGTCCTGAAAATCCCTGATGTTGGTGGTGGGCGCAAAGATACTCCCATTGTATACAGCACAATGCCTAGTCCGAAA ACAAAGGCAGTTCCGGCAGTCCCAG AGTCGCCTGGCACTGAGGATGATACCAACGACGACGCGTTGGAGTCCCTGACCAAGAAACACTTTGAGAAGTTCCACCGTAGCCTGCGGCAGGAGCACGTGGGTATGCGCTTCAAGGAGAACAACTCGCTGCTGCACTACACGGTGGCCAGCGGCGACGTGGAGAGCGTGCGTCGCGTGCTGGACCTCGGGGCGCAGGTCAACGCTCAGAGCCAGCGCGGCTACACCCCTCTGATCGTCGCCGTGCTCTGCAAGCTCCACGACATCAGCGCCCTGCTGGTGAAGCGCGGCGCCGACGTGGCGCTCGGGGACGAGGACGGCTGGGCGCCGCTGCACTTCGCCGCCCAGAACGGCGACGAGCGCTCGGCCCGGTTCCTCCTGGAGCACGGCGCGCCTCCGGACGCCGCCGAGAAGGAGCGGTGGACGCCGCTGCACCTGGCGGCCCAGAACGGCAACGAGGGGGTGGCGCGCGTGCTGGTGGCGCGCCTGGCGGGCATCGACGTGCGGGAGGGGCATCACGGGCGCACGCCGCTGCACCTGGCCAGCACCTACGGGCACCTGGGCATCGCCAAGCTGCTGCTGGGGAAGGGCGCCGACCCCTCGCTGCCCGACGACGCCGGCGACTGCCCGCTGCACCTGGCGGTGGAGGAGGGCCGCGTGCGCATGGTGCGGCTGCTGGTGGAGCGCAAGGCGGACGTGACGAGCGCCGACGCGCGCGGACACACGCCCCTGCACCTGGCGGCGTTACGCGGCCACACGCTCATCTGCCGTTACCTGCTGGGCCACGGAGAGGGCACCAACGCGCGGAACGCCCAGGGCTGGACGCCGCTGCACCTGGCCGCGCTGCGCGGGCACGGGGAGACGGTGCTGGCGCTGGAGGCTCAGGGCGGCGAGGTGGACGCCCGCGGGTCTCAGGGCTGGTCCGCGCTGCACCTGGCCTGCCACCACGCCCAGGACCAGGTGGTGACGCAGCTGCTGGCGGCCGGCGCGAGGCCCGACCTGGCGGACGACGCCGGCTGGACGCCGCTGCACCTGGCGGCGCGTTCCGGATGCTTCCCCAGCGTGCTGCAGCTCCTCTCGCGCCAGGCCGACGTCGACGCCCGCAACCACGCCCAGGCCACGCCCCTGCACGTGGCGGCGCAGAGCGGCTCGGCGGGCATCGTCCGGGCGCTCCTGCTCAACCACGCCAGCTGCAGTGCCCGTGACGCGCGCGGACACACACCCCTCGACATCGCCCGCAGCAATGGCCACCAGGAGGCGGTCAAGCTACTAGAGCGAGACGAGGAGAGataa